The following coding sequences lie in one Rutidosis leptorrhynchoides isolate AG116_Rl617_1_P2 chromosome 4, CSIRO_AGI_Rlap_v1, whole genome shotgun sequence genomic window:
- the LOC139840787 gene encoding probable polygalacturonase produces MAISTNFTVALLLIGVLQLISFTECRIHVLSGSEVTYPAINCRKHTAFLTDFGGNGDGQTSNTAVFQNAVKNLSQFADNGGAQLIVPPGKWLTGSFNLTNHFTLFIQFGAVILASQDEAEYPVVEPLPSYGHGRDGPGGRFNSLIGGSHLTDVIITGYNGTIDGQGSLWWKKFHKKKLKYTRPYLIELIYSNQIQISNLTLIDSPSWFVHPVYSSDIIIQDLTIRAPVDSPNTDGINPDSCKNVKIQDVFIVSGDDCVAIKSGWDEYGIKFGMPTEQMIIRRLTCISPDSAMIALGSEMSGGIKNIRAEDISAINTESAVRIKTAPGRGAYITDIFVDRMNLQTMKYVFWTTGSYGQHPDPGYDPNALPKVDGINYRNVVAKDVKMAGNMGGIDGDPFTGFCLSNVTIGLSEKPKKLQWNCTEISGVSSNVTPQTCDAFPDNGSMECEYPLDTVPVDTVELKTCSFTTANLIL; encoded by the exons ATGGCCATTTCAACT AATTTCACCGTGGCTTTGTTGCTTATTGGAGTATTGCAGTTGATCTCCTTTACTGAATGCCGAATACATGTGTTATCTGGATCTGAAGTAACTTATCCTGCAATAAACTGTCGAAAACATACCGCTTTTTTGACAGATTTTGGAGGCAATGGTGATGGACAAACTTCAAACACGGCAGTTTTTCAAAACGCTGTGAAGAATCTTAGTCAGTTTGCAGACAACGGTGGGGCACAACTTATTGTGCCACCCGGAAAATGGCTAACTGGTAGTTTCAATCTTACCAACCATTTCACACTGTTCATCCAATTCGGTGCAGTTATTCTTGCCTCTCAG GATGAGGCGGAGTATCCGGTAGTTGAACCACTGCCTTCATATGGTCATGGAAGAGATGGACCTGGAGGAAGGTTTAACAGTCTTATAGGTGGATCACATCTTACTGATGTTATTATTACAG GTTATAATGGTACGATTGACGGGCAAGGTTCGTTATGGTGGAAAAAGTTTCATAAAAAGAAATTAAAGTATACAAGACCGTACCTGATTGAGTTAATATATTCGAACCAAATTCAAATATCCAACCTCACTTTGATTGACTCGCCTTCTTGGTTTGTTCATCCTGTTTATAGCAG TGATATTATAATTCAAGATTTAACCATTCGAGCACCCGTAGATTCTCCTAATACAGATGGAATCAATCCAG ATTCTTGTAAAAATGTAAAGATTCAGGATGTGTTCATAGTATCAGGTGACGATTGTGTAGCTATAAAAAGTGGATGGGACGAATACGGGATTAAATTCGGGATGCCAACCGAACAAATGATCATCAGGAGACTAACTTGCATTTCGCCCGATAGTGCAATGATTGCACTCGGAAGTGAAATGTCAGGCGGGATAAAAAACATCAGAGCCGAAGATATTTCAGCGATTAATACCGAATCTGCAGTTAGAATTAAAACTGCTCCTGGTAGGGGAGCATACATTACAGACATATTTGTGGACCGAATGAATTTGCAAACGATGAAGTATGTTTTTTGGACGACTGGGTCATATGGGCAGCACCCGGATCCCGGGTACGACCCAAACGCACTCCCGAAAGTTGACGGGATTAATTACAGGAATGTGGTTGCTAAAGATGTGAAAATGGCTGGGAATATGGGTGGAATTGATGGTGACCCGTTTACCGGATTTTGTCTTTCAAATGTTACTATAGGGTTGAGTGAGAAACCGAAAAAACTGCAGTGGAATTGTACTGAAATTTCGGGTGTTTCGAGTAAT